From the genome of Thermogutta terrifontis, one region includes:
- the trpC gene encoding indole-3-glycerol phosphate synthase TrpC translates to MASILDRIVATKREEIERAKIFAPEDHLRRLVEEQAPPRDFLAAIRDAPGMALIAEVKKASPSKGVIRESFDPVEIARIYEQHGAACISVLTDEPYFQGHIEFLRWIKDAVNIPVLRKDFILDPYQVLEARAYGADAVLLIAECLNDEQLPQLYEEVIKWDMTPLVEIYEPENLRRVVELGAKLIGINNRNLRTFEVDLNHTIRLRAEIPPDRLVVGESGIQSHEDVRRLAAAGVKAVLVGESLMREPDIGAAVDRLLGKTV, encoded by the coding sequence GCAAAAATTTTTGCGCCCGAAGATCATCTCCGCCGTTTGGTCGAGGAACAGGCCCCGCCACGGGATTTTCTAGCCGCCATTCGCGATGCCCCGGGGATGGCACTCATTGCCGAAGTCAAGAAGGCCAGCCCTTCGAAGGGCGTCATTCGAGAGAGCTTCGATCCGGTTGAGATTGCCCGAATTTACGAACAACACGGGGCGGCTTGTATCAGCGTTCTAACCGATGAACCGTATTTTCAGGGCCATATCGAATTTCTTCGCTGGATCAAGGACGCTGTCAATATTCCCGTACTGCGAAAGGATTTTATTCTTGACCCTTACCAGGTTCTTGAAGCCCGTGCCTACGGGGCTGACGCGGTGCTCCTCATCGCGGAATGTCTCAACGACGAGCAACTGCCCCAACTCTACGAAGAGGTGATCAAGTGGGACATGACGCCCCTGGTGGAGATTTATGAACCGGAGAATCTACGGCGGGTTGTGGAGCTGGGGGCCAAGCTTATCGGCATTAACAATCGAAACCTCCGTACTTTCGAAGTGGATTTGAACCACACCATTCGCCTTCGGGCGGAGATCCCGCCTGATCGCCTTGTCGTGGGAGAGAGCGGCATTCAGAGTCATGAAGATGTGCGGCGGCTGGCGGCGGCCGGAGTGAAAGCCGTTCTCGTTGGCGAAAGCTTGATGCGGGAGCCCGACATCGGGGCGGCAGTGGATCGTCTTTTAGGAAAAACTGTTTGA
- a CDS encoding S1C family serine protease, translated as MTWVCPYCQGRRPVPPPATAGQAVCPYCRRPVMMPQVEGQKSPNRGEESVSLPTGIPNDDPFWELRNRITRSKRRTAWYWWIGAFVGLACLGAVIAGIWWVENAQQGGANLTKVSPPAPEKRPPPPLRWSPHQVFVARTLEQARQAVVKIEIPLEAGTAVETGTGFFIGDRGWIATNNHLVQNMNSRAYVRSADGQTYRIAGVVIQAPEMDLAILQLAERPAKTTVLDLSYDGTPALGTEVYAIGHPYNVDFSLSRGVVSRVLTTAELIQNFPDHIVAKIHSPPNMVWIQHDAKISPGNSGGPLLDGAGRVLGVNTFVHRLAQYGFASHIRYLRELMARAKDAPVRPLPEPRAPSLENVSPEQIVDLTQIDPLWNAATAMGWNPQTPDQYRQISELARIANIVKYLQVRGQIPEGVPPEIIDRAATQLESRFMSLDPGVLSVAVTEKLNSFAVQSLNQVQSGIVCVGVVASPVQGTAVLVAVGERPRHLLLRLRPDPPPLQISQRVFVAGLILPQVAEIRLGNQNAAEQVPVILAMFVIPLEKQSTAGDTTAAPAP; from the coding sequence ATGACCTGGGTGTGTCCGTACTGTCAGGGCAGGCGACCGGTTCCGCCACCCGCGACCGCGGGTCAGGCCGTCTGTCCGTATTGTCGGCGACCGGTCATGATGCCCCAGGTTGAAGGACAGAAGTCACCGAATAGGGGCGAGGAGTCTGTTTCCCTTCCGACGGGCATTCCAAATGATGATCCTTTTTGGGAGTTGCGGAACCGAATTACTCGCAGCAAAAGACGGACCGCCTGGTACTGGTGGATTGGGGCATTTGTCGGTCTCGCCTGTCTGGGAGCTGTCATCGCAGGCATCTGGTGGGTGGAAAACGCCCAGCAGGGCGGGGCCAATCTGACAAAGGTATCTCCCCCGGCTCCCGAGAAACGACCGCCACCTCCTCTTCGTTGGTCGCCCCATCAGGTGTTTGTCGCCCGAACGCTGGAACAAGCCCGCCAGGCGGTCGTTAAGATCGAGATCCCGCTTGAGGCGGGAACGGCGGTGGAAACCGGTACCGGATTCTTTATCGGCGATCGCGGATGGATTGCCACTAACAATCATCTGGTCCAGAACATGAACAGCCGGGCCTATGTTCGCTCGGCAGATGGGCAAACGTATCGGATCGCCGGAGTTGTCATCCAGGCTCCAGAAATGGACCTGGCCATCCTCCAACTTGCGGAGCGCCCGGCGAAGACGACGGTTCTAGATCTCAGCTATGATGGCACACCTGCCCTGGGTACGGAGGTCTATGCCATCGGACATCCGTACAATGTGGACTTTTCCCTGTCGCGGGGGGTGGTGAGCCGCGTTCTCACCACCGCCGAGCTGATTCAAAATTTCCCCGACCACATCGTGGCCAAGATTCACTCTCCACCCAACATGGTGTGGATACAGCATGACGCCAAGATCTCGCCTGGCAACAGCGGTGGGCCGCTTCTCGACGGTGCCGGAAGAGTCCTGGGAGTGAACACCTTTGTGCACCGGCTGGCCCAGTATGGATTCGCCAGCCACATTCGATATCTGCGGGAATTAATGGCTCGGGCAAAAGATGCCCCGGTACGTCCCCTTCCGGAACCCCGCGCCCCATCTCTGGAAAATGTGTCTCCTGAGCAGATTGTGGACCTTACGCAAATCGATCCGCTTTGGAATGCAGCTACAGCGATGGGGTGGAACCCCCAGACACCGGATCAGTATCGCCAGATTTCAGAACTTGCGCGGATCGCCAATATCGTGAAATACCTCCAGGTCCGTGGTCAAATTCCTGAGGGCGTTCCACCCGAGATTATCGATCGCGCGGCCACTCAGCTCGAATCTCGATTTATGTCGTTGGATCCGGGCGTGTTGTCAGTTGCGGTAACGGAAAAGCTCAACAGCTTTGCCGTCCAATCATTAAACCAGGTTCAATCGGGAATTGTGTGCGTGGGCGTTGTGGCGAGCCCGGTGCAAGGGACGGCAGTCCTTGTGGCAGTAGGAGAACGCCCACGGCATCTGCTGCTTCGGTTGCGGCCGGATCCCCCTCCGCTTCAGATATCACAGCGGGTCTTTGTCGCTGGCCTCATTTTGCCACAGGTGGCCGAAATTCGATTGGGAAACCAAAATGCTGCCGAACAGGTCCCGGTCATTCTGGCAATGTTCGTCATTCCTTTGGAGAAACAGTCTACCGCGGGCGACACAACCGCGGCACCGGCACCCTGA